In Coturnix japonica isolate 7356 chromosome 7, Coturnix japonica 2.1, whole genome shotgun sequence, one DNA window encodes the following:
- the DUSP19 gene encoding dual specificity protein phosphatase 19 produces the protein MQSLAQEIRSFSRANLRKQRTRVTTLTGRRVIETWRGACLQVEEVAEAVPGGGFVQDLSCDLQVGAARPWLLLGSQDAAHDLETLRKHKVTHILNVAYGVQNAFVNDFIYKTIPILDLPETDITSYFPECFEFIEKAKMQDGVVLVHCNAGVSRAAAIVIGFLMNSERLSFASAFSLVKGARPSICPNPGFMEQLHKYQEQNIKANGSINNHD, from the exons ATGCAGTCCCTCGCCCAGGAGATCAGGAGTTTCTCCAGGGCCAACCTGCGGAAGCAGCGCACGCGGGTGACGACGCTGACGGGCCGGAGGGTCATCGAGACGTGGCGGGGCGCGTGTCTGCAGGTGGAAGAGGTGGCGGAGGCGGTGCCCGGAGGCGGCTTCGTGCAGGACCTGAGCTGCGACCTGCAGGTCGGCGCCGCGCggccctggctgctgctgg GGTCGCAGGATGCCGCTCACGATCTGGAGACCCTCAGGAAGCATAAG gttACACatattctaaatgtggcctaTGGAGTCCAAAATGCCTTCGTTAATGACTTTATATACAAGACCATACCTATTTTGGACCTTCCAGAAACAGATATCACCTCCTACTTCCCAGAATGTTTTGAGTTTATTGAGAAAGCCAAGATGCAG GATGGCGTGGTCCTGGTCCACTGTAATGCAGGAGTCTCCCGTGCAGCAGCGATAGTCATTGGTTTTCTGATGAATTCCGAAAGACTGAGTTTTGCTTCAGCCTTTTCCTTGGTAAAAGGTGCGAGGCCTTCTATTTGTCCCAATCCTGGCTTCATGGAGCAGCTTCACAAGTACCAAGAACAGAATATAAAGGCGAATGGAAGCATAAACAATCACGACTGA